The Geobacter sp. AOG2 genome includes a window with the following:
- a CDS encoding TerB N-terminal domain-containing protein — translation MAKNSASGGVAIVGLILLGMIIKYWEAFLSIGSVVLIVWGIVKLIKGSSGTQPVISAKNSSLDALKSTQPKKVAAPIPTLKIEVTTNYSRPQESSYEQYDSAIYGASAQSVSPDSVWIPQGQAVSIQGYSISGGLIYSGTGLKNFRGWGPEPALIDPTLTIDRNNPDKEGMNMSYWPSYYEIPPSSRAAFLEWLSTGRKDPNACIGYVFIYFYGLERRVLADAKNLVSARAETDIILAEAKRLLSIYGKNGSFAGYCSRFIDVIQSSAVKERLYDKSPAYSLPSYNCEIPLSVKNGLGQMAADGKLLPAEWALAWVLTDPLTPRRTPVHRCREEFGKLFCLKYAEKYGEGAKLKQNKTKIKYYYRPASASFGGQLEVPLDGLSDVTVLKEPVTTLRMIADACSNELDAYSRYLGRKTSGRDSIEGVILLPQVLRERHGGNEYKNLSTWLQAQRIEEQPVIVNFSELLQLVPSIGGNSFGKREATALAQVLASMGTGIEPDARFGNFLPKNGQEVVLFKLSDQAPLAPSSEYSVATILLHLASAVAHSDGSVAPEEKRHLEEYLETWLHLSPDERTRLKAHTQWLLQSFPGLNGLKKRLESLNQQQKDSIGRFLVGVAQADGYIDPTEIKMLTKIYDLLGLDTQNLYSHAHAAAVEPVTVQVADIVKPTFTIPMPPQQAASHGVSLDMGAVEAKMAETVAVSALLKDIFTDDEMSQIAPAEPELDTVTIAGLDPEHFTFMRVLASKHTWAREELEKLAVDYNLMLDGTLDSINDASFDYFGGPFFEGEDPIEINADYAKEIAV, via the coding sequence ATGGCAAAAAATTCAGCTAGTGGCGGAGTGGCCATTGTTGGTCTAATACTTCTCGGCATGATAATAAAATACTGGGAAGCCTTCCTATCGATTGGAAGTGTTGTCTTGATAGTGTGGGGTATCGTAAAGCTCATAAAAGGTTCATCCGGAACACAGCCGGTAATAAGCGCAAAGAACTCTTCACTCGACGCCCTTAAATCAACTCAGCCAAAGAAAGTCGCTGCTCCTATCCCGACTCTTAAAATTGAAGTAACCACCAATTATTCCCGCCCACAAGAATCATCATACGAACAATACGACTCTGCAATATACGGCGCTAGCGCCCAGAGTGTTTCTCCTGATTCCGTCTGGATACCCCAAGGCCAGGCCGTTTCAATCCAAGGTTATTCCATCTCTGGGGGGCTCATTTATTCTGGTACCGGTCTTAAGAATTTTCGAGGATGGGGGCCGGAACCGGCACTCATTGACCCAACTCTTACAATAGACAGGAACAACCCCGACAAGGAAGGCATGAACATGTCCTACTGGCCTTCCTATTATGAAATCCCTCCTTCGTCAAGGGCGGCGTTTCTCGAATGGTTATCCACTGGACGAAAAGACCCAAATGCATGCATTGGCTACGTGTTCATCTATTTCTATGGCCTTGAACGGCGGGTATTGGCCGATGCCAAGAATTTAGTCTCAGCTCGCGCTGAAACCGACATCATACTTGCGGAAGCGAAGCGCCTTCTCTCAATCTACGGGAAAAACGGCTCCTTCGCTGGGTACTGTTCCAGGTTCATTGATGTCATCCAGTCATCAGCCGTGAAAGAGCGGTTGTACGATAAATCGCCAGCCTATAGCCTTCCTTCCTATAATTGCGAAATTCCTCTCTCAGTAAAAAATGGCTTGGGACAAATGGCCGCTGACGGGAAACTCCTCCCGGCAGAATGGGCACTCGCCTGGGTATTGACCGACCCATTGACGCCGCGCCGGACCCCAGTTCATCGCTGTCGTGAGGAATTTGGTAAGCTCTTTTGCCTCAAATATGCTGAAAAATATGGCGAAGGGGCTAAGCTCAAGCAGAACAAAACGAAGATCAAATACTACTATCGTCCGGCGAGTGCATCGTTCGGGGGGCAACTCGAAGTGCCTCTGGATGGCCTTTCCGACGTGACCGTGTTGAAAGAACCCGTTACGACGCTTCGAATGATCGCCGACGCATGTTCGAATGAACTGGATGCGTACAGCCGCTACCTGGGGCGCAAGACCTCTGGAAGAGATTCCATTGAAGGGGTGATATTGCTCCCCCAAGTGTTGCGTGAAAGACATGGTGGGAATGAGTACAAAAACCTTTCGACATGGCTGCAAGCGCAAAGAATTGAAGAGCAGCCGGTAATAGTTAATTTTTCAGAGCTGCTGCAACTTGTACCGTCTATAGGTGGAAATTCCTTTGGAAAGCGTGAAGCAACGGCCCTAGCGCAAGTTCTCGCCAGTATGGGTACCGGGATAGAGCCTGATGCCCGGTTTGGCAATTTTTTGCCCAAAAACGGTCAGGAAGTCGTCCTGTTCAAGTTATCTGACCAAGCACCGCTTGCACCGTCCTCAGAGTATTCAGTTGCAACCATTCTGTTGCATCTGGCATCCGCAGTGGCACATTCTGACGGCTCCGTAGCTCCAGAAGAAAAACGTCACCTGGAAGAGTACCTGGAAACTTGGCTTCATCTTTCCCCTGACGAAAGAACTCGACTTAAGGCGCATACACAATGGCTTCTCCAGTCCTTCCCCGGGCTGAACGGACTTAAGAAACGGCTGGAATCGCTCAATCAGCAACAAAAAGATTCCATTGGGAGATTCCTGGTCGGCGTGGCTCAGGCCGATGGCTATATCGATCCCACTGAAATAAAAATGTTGACCAAAATCTATGACCTGCTGGGCCTCGACACTCAAAATCTGTACAGCCATGCTCATGCCGCCGCAGTTGAGCCAGTGACGGTGCAGGTTGCGGACATTGTCAAACCAACATTTACCATACCTATGCCACCCCAGCAGGCCGCTTCTCATGGGGTTAGTCTGGATATGGGGGCCGTCGAGGCAAAAATGGCGGAAACAGTTGCCGTCTCGGCACTGCTGAAGGATATATTCACAGACGACGAAATGTCACAAATTGCGCCTGCCGAACCTGAACTTGATACAGTGACCATAGCCGGACTCGACCCAGAACATTTCACCTTTATGCGGGTACTGGCCTCAAAGCATACTTGGGCACGTGAGGAACTGGAGAAGTTGGCTGTAGACTATAACCTGATGCTGGACGGTACCCTCGACAGCATTAATGATGCATCGTTTGACTACTTCGGGGGACCCTTTTTCGAAGGTGAAGACCCCATTGAAATCAATGCCGACTATGCCAAGGAGATAGCAGTATGA
- a CDS encoding ATP-binding protein, whose amino-acid sequence MTTAIRPKDRDAVIQSLRAGVVPRIGQHLIQVGRFNEIAALNKDIETVADSGSCIRFVIGEYGSGKTFFLNLVRAIALEKRLVTIHADLNPDRRLHATGGQARSLYAEMMRNISTRSKPDGGAMQSIVERFVTEALKEAKASGRDPEVVIHEKMNILSEMVGGYDFAQVIAAYWKGHDSGNEQLKADAIRWLRAEFTTKTDARNALGVRTIIDDGSFYDHLKLMALFVRLAGFAGLLACLDELVNLYKLSNVQSRNANYEQILRILNDSLQGTSVGLGVIMGGTPDFLMDTRRGLYSYSALQSRLAENTFAVKGLVDYSGPVLRLSNLSPEDFYILLGKIRHVFAYGNPADYLIPDEALKAFMEHCSKKIGDAYFRTPRNTITSFVNFLSVLEQNRQATWQGVLGTVDIKPDINPDLDIPQEETAVQTPSAALLPAEEEESLATFKL is encoded by the coding sequence ATGACCACCGCAATACGTCCGAAAGATCGGGATGCTGTTATTCAGTCACTGCGGGCCGGGGTCGTTCCCCGCATCGGCCAGCACCTAATTCAGGTTGGACGGTTCAATGAAATCGCGGCACTCAATAAGGATATAGAAACGGTAGCCGACAGCGGATCGTGCATCCGCTTCGTCATCGGGGAGTACGGCTCAGGCAAGACCTTTTTCCTCAATCTGGTAAGGGCCATCGCACTTGAGAAACGCCTGGTAACAATCCATGCGGACCTCAACCCTGACCGGCGGTTACATGCCACTGGCGGCCAGGCCCGCTCACTCTATGCCGAAATGATGCGCAACATCTCGACCCGCTCCAAGCCGGATGGCGGGGCAATGCAAAGCATTGTCGAGCGGTTTGTCACTGAAGCCCTAAAGGAAGCGAAAGCTTCAGGTAGAGACCCGGAAGTGGTAATTCACGAAAAGATGAATATCCTCTCCGAGATGGTTGGCGGCTACGACTTTGCTCAGGTGATTGCGGCCTACTGGAAAGGGCATGATTCGGGCAACGAGCAGTTAAAGGCAGATGCGATACGCTGGCTCAGGGCGGAATTCACCACGAAAACCGATGCTCGCAATGCCCTTGGGGTGAGGACCATTATCGATGATGGCTCTTTCTATGACCATCTCAAGCTGATGGCCTTGTTCGTTCGACTGGCAGGTTTTGCGGGCCTGCTGGCCTGCCTGGATGAACTCGTGAACCTTTACAAGCTGTCGAATGTGCAGTCCCGGAACGCCAACTATGAACAAATTCTCCGTATCCTGAACGATTCGTTACAAGGTACCTCAGTGGGACTCGGCGTCATCATGGGGGGTACCCCTGACTTTCTCATGGATACTCGTCGGGGCCTCTACAGTTATTCCGCGCTCCAGTCACGCTTGGCTGAGAATACATTTGCCGTAAAGGGATTGGTGGATTACAGCGGGCCGGTTCTGCGTCTCAGCAACCTAAGCCCTGAAGATTTCTATATCCTTTTAGGAAAAATCCGGCACGTCTTTGCATACGGCAATCCTGCCGACTATCTTATTCCTGATGAAGCGTTGAAGGCTTTTATGGAGCACTGTTCCAAGAAAATCGGCGATGCATACTTCAGGACGCCCCGCAATACCATTACCTCCTTCGTCAACTTTCTGTCGGTTTTAGAGCAAAACAGACAAGCAACGTGGCAGGGCGTCCTTGGAACCGTGGATATCAAGCCCGACATCAACCCGGACCTGGATATCCCGCAGGAGGAAACAGCGGTACAGACACCTTCTGCTGCCTTGCTGCCAGCAGAAGAAGAGGAGAGCCTTGCAACCTTCAAGCTCTGA
- a CDS encoding fumarylacetoacetate hydrolase family protein has product MKTAKIPATDNEYLIGKILCIGRNYVDHIKELGNETPTAPVVFMKPATAVVDDGGTVVIPPYSTECHYEAELAVLIGTDGKDIPEVEALSHVAGYGVAIDMTLRDVQDALKKKGLPWEIAKGFDTSCPLSEFTPAAQIPSPQDLTIRLLLNEKERQNGSTGLMINPVARIISYLSTIFTLEEGDVILTGTPSGVGKVQTGDHMVAEIAGVGRLSVTVK; this is encoded by the coding sequence ATGAAAACCGCAAAGATACCCGCCACGGACAACGAATATCTGATCGGCAAGATCCTCTGCATCGGCCGCAACTATGTGGATCACATCAAAGAATTGGGTAACGAGACCCCAACTGCGCCGGTGGTCTTCATGAAACCTGCCACCGCCGTTGTGGATGACGGCGGCACCGTGGTCATTCCCCCGTACAGCACGGAATGCCACTATGAGGCGGAACTGGCGGTACTGATCGGTACGGACGGCAAGGACATCCCTGAGGTCGAGGCACTGTCCCATGTGGCCGGTTATGGCGTTGCCATCGACATGACCCTGCGGGATGTGCAGGACGCCCTCAAGAAGAAGGGGCTGCCCTGGGAAATCGCCAAGGGGTTTGACACCTCCTGCCCCTTATCGGAGTTTACCCCGGCGGCACAGATTCCAAGTCCGCAAGACCTGACCATCAGGCTGTTGCTCAACGAAAAAGAACGTCAGAACGGCTCCACCGGCCTGATGATAAATCCGGTGGCCAGGATTATCAGCTATCTGTCCACCATCTTTACGCTTGAAGAGGGAGACGTGATCCTCACCGGCACCCCTTCCGGCGTCGGCAAGGTCCAGACGGGAGATCACATGGTTGCTGAAATTGCGGGAGTAGGGCGACTTAGCGTTACCGTCAAATGA
- a CDS encoding TIGR04283 family arsenosugar biosynthesis glycosyltransferase, which yields MTHGHTPELSIIVPVLNEVAQLPLLFAILSTQQGLCFELILCDGGSDDGTLQLATQLALQALFTTEVIRAPRGRGRQMNAGAGTAHADTLLFLHADSTFATNDTLVRGLSALQAKQAVVGSHRVAGRFALRFRRSNDDPSLAYFFYEAKTRLPRKECIRGDQAFMLSRSFFRSLNGFDEQMPFLEDVRFVEAVAARGDWLLLPAEIGTSARRFETEGLWERQVLNAIIVNCLVAEWTEFFTALSGLYRFDANTGRLSLYPILDGIRVLLSRRSRGWRRAFWRTTGHHVAANAWQLFFWQDARRAFAGGKGVGEVESHWLRLYEGRLKRFFSTFPAAVTAAAVVRIWFRYMLLRSSRRPATETRQTG from the coding sequence ATGACGCACGGTCACACACCTGAACTTTCCATTATTGTGCCGGTCCTCAATGAGGTCGCCCAACTGCCATTGTTGTTTGCAATACTGTCCACTCAGCAGGGGCTCTGCTTTGAACTGATCCTCTGCGATGGCGGTTCGGACGACGGCACCCTGCAATTGGCGACTCAACTGGCCCTACAGGCCCTGTTCACCACAGAGGTCATCCGGGCGCCCCGCGGTCGCGGCCGCCAGATGAATGCCGGCGCTGGCACTGCCCACGCCGATACGCTACTGTTTCTGCACGCCGACTCGACGTTTGCTACGAACGATACCTTGGTCCGCGGGCTTTCAGCGCTTCAGGCCAAACAGGCCGTTGTTGGGTCCCATAGGGTCGCCGGGCGTTTTGCGCTACGCTTCCGCCGGAGTAACGACGATCCGTCCTTGGCCTATTTCTTCTACGAGGCAAAGACTCGGCTTCCCCGAAAGGAGTGTATCCGTGGCGATCAGGCTTTCATGCTTTCCCGCTCCTTTTTCCGGTCCCTCAACGGTTTTGACGAGCAGATGCCCTTCCTGGAAGACGTCCGCTTCGTGGAGGCGGTGGCGGCACGGGGAGATTGGCTGCTGCTCCCTGCTGAGATCGGCACCTCTGCCCGTCGTTTTGAAACGGAAGGGCTCTGGGAGCGGCAGGTGCTCAACGCCATTATCGTCAACTGCCTTGTGGCGGAGTGGACGGAGTTTTTCACCGCCCTTTCCGGGTTGTATCGCTTTGATGCCAATACCGGCCGCCTCTCACTCTACCCGATCCTTGACGGCATTCGCGTGTTGTTGTCGCGCCGCTCAAGGGGCTGGCGCCGCGCCTTTTGGCGCACCACGGGCCATCATGTGGCGGCCAACGCCTGGCAGCTATTCTTTTGGCAGGATGCCCGCCGTGCCTTTGCTGGAGGGAAGGGGGTGGGGGAGGTGGAATCCCATTGGCTTCGGCTGTATGAAGGCCGCCTGAAGCGGTTTTTCAGCACCTTTCCCGCAGCAGTGACGGCAGCGGCAGTGGTCCGGATCTGGTTCCGTTACATGCTTCTCCGAAGTTCCCGGAGGCCGGCTACAGAAACCAGGCAAACAGGTTAA
- a CDS encoding phosphatidylserine/phosphatidylglycerophosphate/cardiolipin synthase family protein, translated as MAKGTPIRHNKRLVRMLRLFKHIRFVGRPATYRRNRVVLQPDGPHFFQALFSAIRLAERYILLEYYLIRNDATGSAFAAELADAHRRGVQVFLIYDYIGCVETPSAYFRSLAQYGISLVPFNKPSFKRGIHWFDKRDHRKMALIDGREAFLGGFNIGDEYAGLISSPFTFRDVGFSITGSAVRELERIFSETWQMERNEPPRIPVGGEEPGALHPGQANVIIVSGGPHHRSSYIRSAFLAAITSASESVLIVTPYFVPGPRIIRSLLRAVRRGVLVRILLSARSDVPLMRLVGRSYYSALLKEGIQIYELERQILHAKVMLIDGERTVIGSANMDQRSFHRNFEINGIIDNNSFGRQIGRMLEQDFRDSRAVILEDHERRGKLSRLLEKMVNLFAWFL; from the coding sequence ATGGCAAAGGGTACTCCAATCCGGCATAACAAGCGCTTGGTGCGGATGTTGCGCCTGTTCAAACACATCCGCTTCGTGGGTCGGCCGGCCACCTACCGGCGCAACCGGGTGGTGCTCCAACCGGACGGCCCTCATTTCTTTCAGGCCCTCTTCAGCGCAATCCGTTTGGCCGAGCGCTACATCCTCCTGGAATATTACTTGATCCGCAACGACGCCACCGGCTCCGCCTTCGCTGCCGAACTTGCCGATGCGCACCGGCGCGGCGTACAGGTATTCCTGATCTACGATTACATCGGCTGTGTCGAAACCCCCTCCGCCTACTTCAGAAGCCTGGCCCAGTACGGCATCAGCCTCGTGCCCTTCAACAAACCTTCGTTCAAGCGGGGTATCCACTGGTTTGATAAACGCGACCACCGGAAAATGGCTCTCATCGACGGCCGTGAGGCATTCCTGGGGGGCTTCAATATCGGTGACGAATACGCCGGCCTTATTTCAAGCCCTTTCACGTTCCGTGATGTTGGTTTCAGCATCACCGGCAGCGCTGTGCGCGAGCTGGAACGCATCTTTTCCGAAACGTGGCAGATGGAGCGGAACGAACCGCCCCGGATACCCGTCGGCGGTGAGGAACCTGGCGCGCTCCACCCAGGACAGGCCAACGTCATTATCGTCAGCGGGGGGCCGCACCACCGCAGCTCCTACATCCGTAGTGCCTTTCTGGCCGCTATCACGTCCGCCTCGGAGAGTGTCCTCATCGTCACACCCTATTTTGTCCCCGGCCCACGCATCATCCGCTCCCTGTTGCGGGCGGTCCGGCGCGGCGTGCTGGTGCGCATACTCCTCTCGGCCAGAAGCGACGTGCCGCTGATGCGGCTGGTGGGACGCAGCTACTATTCTGCCTTGCTCAAGGAAGGGATTCAGATCTACGAGTTGGAACGGCAGATACTGCACGCCAAGGTCATGCTGATCGACGGCGAGCGGACGGTGATTGGTTCGGCCAATATGGACCAGCGTAGTTTCCACCGCAATTTCGAGATTAACGGAATTATTGACAACAACTCCTTCGGCAGGCAGATTGGCCGGATGTTGGAGCAAGACTTCCGGGATTCGAGGGCTGTCATCCTGGAAGATCACGAACGCCGAGGCAAGCTTTCGCGACTGCTGGAGAAAATGGTTAACCTGTTTGCCTGGTTTCTGTAG
- the gpmI gene encoding 2,3-bisphosphoglycerate-independent phosphoglycerate mutase — MKKPLLLMILDGWGINANPANNAVALAHPPNLTRLLAEYPHVQIHTSGMAVGLPDGQMGNSEVGHLNIGAGRVVYQDLTRITKSIRDSDFFANPILLECLAKTKANGGRLHLAGLLSDGGVHSHNSHLYALLELAKREGVKEVFVHCLLDGRDTPPQSGIDYLARLEAEIGRIGTGQIATIMGRYYAMDRDNRWERVEKAYNAMVYGEGERCASPREGIEASYAAGVHDEFVVPAVITKNDAPVGTIKDGDGFIFFNFRSDRAREITRALALDEFDGFQRRSRPKLAGYVCMTEYDATFDLPIAYGPEQLTNILGDVLARTGLKQLRIAETEKYAHVTFFFNGGVETPFPGEERCLIPSPKEVATYDQKPEMSAYPVTEELLKRIDQDLYDVIILNFANCDMVGHTGILDAAVKAVTVVDDCVGRIVAKVREKEGAVLITADHGNAEQMADDNGEPFTAHTTNPVWLLLVDESRKGTTLREGGRLADIAPTMLKMLGLAQPTEMTGVSLL, encoded by the coding sequence ATGAAAAAACCGCTTCTCCTGATGATCCTCGACGGCTGGGGGATTAACGCCAATCCCGCGAATAACGCTGTGGCCCTGGCCCATCCCCCCAACCTGACCAGATTGCTGGCGGAATATCCCCATGTCCAGATTCATACCTCCGGTATGGCGGTTGGACTGCCCGACGGTCAGATGGGCAACTCGGAGGTCGGTCACCTCAATATCGGCGCCGGGCGAGTCGTGTATCAAGATCTGACCCGTATCACCAAATCGATCCGGGACAGCGACTTCTTCGCCAACCCGATCCTGCTGGAGTGCCTTGCCAAGACCAAGGCCAACGGCGGCAGGCTCCACTTGGCAGGTCTGCTTTCCGACGGCGGGGTACATTCCCACAACAGCCACCTGTATGCCCTTCTGGAGTTGGCCAAACGGGAAGGGGTGAAAGAGGTCTTCGTGCATTGCCTGCTGGACGGCCGCGACACCCCACCCCAGAGCGGTATCGATTATCTGGCCCGGTTGGAGGCGGAGATAGGACGGATCGGCACCGGACAGATCGCCACGATTATGGGGCGCTACTATGCCATGGACCGGGATAATCGCTGGGAGCGAGTCGAAAAGGCTTACAACGCCATGGTGTACGGCGAGGGAGAACGATGTGCCTCCCCCCGGGAAGGCATCGAGGCCAGCTATGCCGCCGGGGTACACGACGAATTCGTCGTCCCGGCAGTGATCACCAAAAACGATGCGCCGGTAGGCACAATCAAGGACGGCGACGGCTTTATATTCTTCAACTTCCGCTCCGACCGAGCCCGGGAGATCACCCGCGCTTTGGCCCTCGACGAGTTTGACGGTTTTCAACGCCGTTCCCGCCCGAAGCTGGCCGGTTATGTCTGCATGACGGAATACGACGCCACCTTCGACCTGCCCATAGCTTACGGACCCGAGCAATTGACCAATATCCTGGGTGATGTGCTGGCCCGAACCGGATTGAAGCAACTGCGCATCGCGGAAACCGAAAAATACGCCCATGTAACCTTTTTCTTCAACGGAGGCGTGGAAACACCGTTCCCCGGCGAGGAGCGCTGCCTGATACCCTCCCCAAAGGAGGTGGCCACCTACGACCAAAAACCGGAGATGAGCGCCTACCCGGTGACTGAGGAGTTGCTGAAACGTATTGACCAGGATCTCTACGATGTGATCATCCTCAACTTCGCCAATTGTGACATGGTCGGACACACCGGTATTCTGGACGCGGCTGTCAAAGCGGTCACGGTGGTGGACGACTGCGTGGGGAGGATCGTGGCCAAAGTGCGGGAAAAGGAAGGCGCAGTGCTGATCACGGCCGACCACGGCAATGCCGAACAGATGGCGGACGACAACGGCGAACCCTTCACAGCCCACACCACCAATCCGGTGTGGCTGCTGCTGGTGGACGAAAGCCGCAAGGGGACTACGTTGCGTGAAGGAGGCCGACTGGCCGACATTGCACCGACCATGCTGAAGATGCTGGGTCTGGCCCAACCCACGGAGATGACAGGAGTAAGCCTGCTATGA
- a CDS encoding DEAD/DEAH box helicase codes for MQPSSSESQAFYLLDERIRRWVWGQGWNNLRDAQERAIPPILAGNTDVIIASATASGKTEAAFLPICSRLLSEEEQTACVVYLSPLKALINDQFSRMEQLCERLDIPVHPWHGDISGSKKKKFLSAPRGILLITPESVESLFVNHGTAIPQLFSGLLYIVVDELHSFIGSERGQQLQSLLHRIEFAIKRKVPRIGLSATIGDMPLTARFLRPDNDSEVEMIVSTATAQELRLLLKGYLQKPPVLTKTGEQEEEVQVDGSLLDIGDHLFKTLRGSSNLIFPNSRNQVEFFADYLRRRCEDQHLPNEFWPHHGSLSKELREDAETAIKDKSRPVSIVCTSTLEMGIDIGSVVSIAQVGVPPSVASMRQRLGRSGRREGDPAILRIFIQEEELTEKSTPSDSLRAGLVQTIAMVRLLLSKWYEPPPTGGLHLSTMVQQMLSLIAQYGGVTAAQAYHVLCKNGPFPLVTQQMFADFLRSLGNQQLIMQASDGLILHGQLGERIVNHFSFYTAFTTLEEYRLVSGDRTLGTLPIDRPVAEGSLLIFGGKRWLVLEVDAPKKVIVLQPAKGGKAPVFGGEAGWTHDRIRQEMFAVYTEKDIPVFLDAQAKEMLVEARESFKRYGLTNRSMLVQGSTTYLFCWMGDRVLDTLAAMLRSKGTKAANEGIAVVAHDASPDELRNNLETLIKEGLPDAYELARTVANKACEKYDLFLADELLSADYAASKLDSNGALSTLHKLLNGTC; via the coding sequence TTGCAACCTTCAAGCTCTGAATCTCAGGCGTTCTATCTGCTCGACGAAAGGATCCGGCGCTGGGTCTGGGGCCAAGGCTGGAATAATCTTCGCGACGCCCAGGAGCGGGCCATTCCTCCTATCCTGGCCGGGAACACCGATGTCATCATTGCTTCTGCGACTGCCAGCGGCAAAACTGAAGCGGCCTTTCTCCCTATCTGTTCAAGGCTACTATCGGAAGAAGAGCAAACCGCCTGCGTTGTTTACCTGAGTCCATTGAAGGCCCTCATCAATGACCAGTTTTCCCGCATGGAACAGTTGTGTGAACGGTTGGATATTCCGGTACACCCATGGCATGGCGATATCTCAGGGAGCAAGAAAAAGAAATTCCTGAGCGCTCCACGTGGTATCCTCCTTATCACGCCGGAATCCGTGGAATCCTTGTTCGTCAATCACGGTACCGCCATACCCCAGCTTTTTAGTGGTCTCCTCTACATCGTCGTGGATGAACTCCACTCATTTATCGGCTCCGAACGGGGCCAGCAGTTACAGTCACTCCTTCATCGCATCGAATTTGCCATCAAACGAAAAGTCCCCCGCATTGGTCTAAGCGCCACTATCGGAGATATGCCGCTCACTGCACGTTTCCTCCGACCTGACAACGACTCCGAAGTGGAGATGATTGTCTCCACAGCCACTGCTCAAGAACTGCGGCTCCTGCTCAAAGGATATCTCCAGAAGCCTCCAGTCCTTACAAAAACAGGTGAGCAAGAAGAAGAGGTACAAGTTGACGGAAGCCTGTTAGATATTGGGGACCACCTCTTTAAGACCCTGCGGGGGAGCAGCAATCTTATCTTCCCCAACAGTCGCAACCAGGTTGAGTTTTTTGCGGACTATCTGCGGAGGAGGTGTGAAGACCAACACCTGCCGAACGAATTCTGGCCCCACCATGGTAGCCTCTCGAAAGAGCTGCGCGAGGATGCGGAAACAGCTATAAAGGACAAGTCTCGCCCTGTGAGCATCGTCTGTACCTCGACCTTGGAAATGGGCATCGATATAGGGTCGGTGGTTAGTATTGCTCAGGTTGGAGTTCCGCCCTCCGTGGCGAGCATGCGCCAACGACTTGGCCGCTCCGGGCGGCGGGAAGGCGACCCTGCCATCCTGAGGATTTTCATCCAGGAAGAGGAACTGACCGAGAAATCTACCCCTTCCGACAGCCTTCGGGCTGGCCTGGTACAAACTATTGCCATGGTGAGGCTTCTGCTGTCGAAGTGGTACGAACCTCCGCCTACAGGTGGCCTGCATCTCTCGACCATGGTGCAGCAGATGCTATCGTTGATAGCCCAGTACGGTGGGGTGACAGCAGCCCAGGCGTACCATGTCTTGTGTAAGAACGGCCCGTTTCCGCTTGTTACTCAGCAGATGTTTGCTGACTTCTTGCGGAGCCTTGGTAACCAGCAACTCATCATGCAGGCAAGTGATGGATTGATTCTCCATGGTCAGTTGGGGGAGAGAATTGTCAACCACTTTTCGTTTTATACTGCGTTTACGACCCTAGAAGAGTATCGGTTGGTATCCGGTGACCGGACCCTTGGGACACTCCCTATTGATCGTCCAGTGGCTGAAGGCTCTCTACTCATCTTCGGCGGAAAACGCTGGCTCGTTTTGGAGGTTGATGCGCCTAAAAAGGTCATTGTGCTGCAACCAGCTAAGGGAGGAAAGGCGCCGGTCTTTGGTGGAGAGGCAGGCTGGACCCACGACCGTATTCGCCAGGAGATGTTCGCTGTTTATACGGAGAAAGATATCCCGGTATTTCTGGATGCTCAGGCGAAAGAAATGCTGGTGGAAGCACGGGAAAGCTTCAAACGTTATGGCCTGACCAATAGGAGTATGCTTGTGCAGGGAAGTACCACGTATCTGTTCTGCTGGATGGGGGATCGGGTTCTGGATACCCTAGCTGCTATGCTCCGCTCAAAAGGCACGAAGGCTGCCAATGAGGGGATTGCGGTTGTCGCTCACGATGCCTCGCCGGATGAGTTGCGGAACAACCTGGAGACATTGATAAAAGAGGGGTTACCGGATGCCTACGAATTAGCCCGGACGGTGGCAAATAAGGCATGCGAGAAATACGATCTGTTTCTTGCTGATGAGCTTTTAAGCGCTGATTATGCGGCCTCAAAGCTCGACAGCAACGGAGCCTTAAGCACACTGCATAAATTGCTTAATGGTACATGTTAG